CCTGTTCCTCGTGGTTGCCGCTGGGCGTGTTGACCCAGTCGCTGCCGTCTTCCAGCTCCACGCCCTTGTGGATGAAGAGGGTGGCGTCGCCACCGTCGTCCACGATCAGTTGCGGGCCCAGCTCGCCCGGATGGGTGAGCATGTCGAGCGTGCACTGCCAGTACTCCTCCAGCGTCTCGCCCTTCCAGGCGAACACCGGCAGGCCGCCGGCGGCCAGGGCGGCGGCGACGTCGTCCTGGGTGGAGAAGATGTTGCACGAAGCCCAGCGCACCGAAGCGCCCAGCTCGCGCAGCGTTTCGGCGAGCACAGCGGTTTCCTTGGTGCAATGCAGGGAGCCGGACAGGCGCACGCCCTTCAGCGGCTTGTCCTTGGCGTAGCGGGCGCGGATCTGCATCAGGCCCGGCATTTCCTCTTCCGCCATGCGGATGCGGCGGCGGCCGAGCTCGGCCTGGGACATGTCGCGGACTTTGTAGTCCTGGAAGGACGGATCTTTGGTAACTGCGTTCATGGCGTAGCTCCGGGTGTTGCGACCAGAAGGCCGCATCGTTGTCCGGGCGCCGTTGCAAAGGAAATCCATCGAGCCTGGCCGGTGGGCGGGAACAGCACAGGCATGTGCGGTCTCGCCCGTGTCCGGTCGCAGCGCCCCTCGACGGGACCTTGGAGTATAGCGTCAGGCACCCGCGGTTTTGGGCGATGAGGGGCATGCGCCCTGCCGATAGACAGGCTTGGCTCACGGGCACCGAGACCGTTAATGTCGCAAGTTCATACGATTGGAGGCCTTGCCACGCCATGGAACGTTCGCTCCGATGCCTTGCCCTCGTGGGTTTCCTGCTCGCCGCGCTGCCGCTGGCGACCATGGCCGATACGCCACCGGCTGCTGTTACGGCACAAGCCAGCGGCTACCTCACGCCGCCCGCGCCGTTGCAGGCGCTGGTCGATGCGCCACGCCCGCCGGCGGTATCGATCAGTCCCCACCGCGACCTGCTTGCCTTGACCCAGGCGCCGGCGTTGCCAGGCATCGACGTCGTGGCGCAGCCCGAACTGAAGCTGGCGGGCTTGCGCATCAATCCGCGCGTCCATGCACAGAGCCGATTCCTGTTCGGCACCGACCTGTGGCTGCTCGACATCGCCAGTGGCAAGGACATCCGCCTGCAGGGTTTGCCCAGGCCGTTGTCGATCGCCACGTCCAGTTGGTCGCCGGACCAGCGTTTCCTGGCGTTCAATCAGGTGGATGCCGCGCAGGGACGCAACGAATTGTGGGTGGTCGATGTCGCCACGCATACGGCACGCCGCCTGACCGCGTTGCCGCTCAACACGGTGGCCGGCCGCGGTTATCGCTGGATGCCCGACAGCAAGCAACTGCTGGTGCAGCTGCAGCCCGAAGGGCAGGGCGCGCCGCCGGTGGCCAGCACGATTCCGACCGGCCCGAACACGCAGCAGACGCAGGCAGGCAGCGGCGTGAAGGCGATCCGCACCTATCAGGACATGTTGCGCAACGAAGATGATGCGCGACAGCTGGAGTATTACCTGCGTTCGCAGTCCGCGCTGGTGGACCTCGATGGCAAGGTCACGCCGCTGGGCGAGCCGGCGCTCACGCTGGCGATCAGTCCTTCGCCCGATGGTCGCTACCTGCTGCGCGAACGCGTGGAGCGGCCGTTCTCGTATCTGGTGCCGGTGGAGAGTTTCCCGCGCCGCATCGAAGTGCTCGATCGCGACGGCAAGCTGGTGAAAGAGATCGCGCATCTGCCGCTGGTGGAAGGCCTGCCGACCGGCAATGACGCCGTGCCCACGGGTGTGCGCGATATCGACTGGCGCGCGGATGCGCCGGCCACGCTGGTGTGGGCCGAAGCGCAGGATGGCGGGGACCCGGCGCGCGCGGTCGAGATTCGCGACCTGGTGCTGATGCAGGCTGCGCCGTTCGACCAGGCGCCGGTGACGCTCGCCAAACTCGGCAGTCGTTACGCCGGCGCCTATTGGGGCAACGGCAAGCTCGCGCTGATCGACGAGTTCTGGTGGAAGACGCGCAAGGTGAAAGAGTGGCGCGTGGCGCCGGACCAGCCGTCGCAGGCCCCTTCGCTGGTGCACGAAGGATCGTCGGAGGATCGTTATCGCAACCCCGGCAAGCCGGCGACGATGATCGATGAGCGCGGCGAATCGCGGCTGCTGACAGCGGCCGATGGCGAAAGCATCTACCGCCTCGGCGATGGCGCCTCGCCCGAAGGCGATCGCCCCTTCCTGGACAAGGTGAATCTCGCCACGGGTCAGAGCACGCGCCTGTTCCGCTCGCAGGCGCCGTACTACGAAGCGGCCCTGGTGCTGCTGGACGCCGAAGGCAAGCGGGCGCTGGTGTCGCGCGAATCGCCCAGCGAGCCGACCAACTACTACGTGCGCGATCTGGCGTCGAACGGCCCGCCGCGTGCGCTTACGCATTTCCCCCATCCGCTGCCGCAGCTGAAGGGCGTGCAGAAGGAGCAGATCCGCTACAAGCGCAAGGACGGCGTGGAACTCTCGGCCACGCTGTATCTGCCGCCGAACTACGATCCGAAGAAGGACGGTCCGCGGCCGATGCTGATGTGGGCCTATCCCACCGAGTTCAAGTC
The window above is part of the Dyella jiangningensis genome. Proteins encoded here:
- a CDS encoding S9 family peptidase: MERSLRCLALVGFLLAALPLATMADTPPAAVTAQASGYLTPPAPLQALVDAPRPPAVSISPHRDLLALTQAPALPGIDVVAQPELKLAGLRINPRVHAQSRFLFGTDLWLLDIASGKDIRLQGLPRPLSIATSSWSPDQRFLAFNQVDAAQGRNELWVVDVATHTARRLTALPLNTVAGRGYRWMPDSKQLLVQLQPEGQGAPPVASTIPTGPNTQQTQAGSGVKAIRTYQDMLRNEDDARQLEYYLRSQSALVDLDGKVTPLGEPALTLAISPSPDGRYLLRERVERPFSYLVPVESFPRRIEVLDRDGKLVKEIAHLPLVEGLPTGNDAVPTGVRDIDWRADAPATLVWAEAQDGGDPARAVEIRDLVLMQAAPFDQAPVTLAKLGSRYAGAYWGNGKLALIDEFWWKTRKVKEWRVAPDQPSQAPSLVHEGSSEDRYRNPGKPATMIDERGESRLLTAADGESIYRLGDGASPEGDRPFLDKVNLATGQSTRLFRSQAPYYEAALVLLDAEGKRALVSRESPSEPTNYYVRDLASNGPPRALTHFPHPLPQLKGVQKEQIRYKRKDGVELSATLYLPPNYDPKKDGPRPMLMWAYPTEFKSADAAGQVTDSPYRFNSIGFWGPQAFLAMGYTVLDHFSVPIVGEGNKEPNDTYVPQLVASAEAAVDEVVRRGVADRNRIAVGGHSYGAFMTANLLAHTRLFKAGIARSGAYNRTLTPFGFQSEERNYWQAQDVYQAMSPFNYAENIKDALLLIHGEQDNNSGTFPVQSERLYAAIKGLGGTARLVMLPNEAHAYRARESIMQMLAESNAWLERYVKQAKPAEGSGAGSH